One part of the Deltaproteobacteria bacterium genome encodes these proteins:
- the zapB gene encoding cell division protein ZapB produces the protein MSIELFEVLENRLEQILTQYQTLKSDNASLLKSLQEKEQALKESQETLEKMGRERELVRQRIDQLLAKLGSLGAEAQE, from the coding sequence GTGTCCATAGAGCTCTTTGAAGTCTTGGAGAATAGACTGGAACAGATCCTCACTCAGTATCAGACCTTGAAATCGGATAATGCCTCTCTACTCAAATCTCTACAGGAAAAGGAGCAGGCTCTCAAGGAAAGTCAGGAAACCCTGGAAAAAATGGGCCGAGAGCGGGAGCTGGTACGGCAGCGCATAGATCAGCTCTTGGCTAAATTAGGCAGCCTCGGCGCCGAAGCACAGGAGTAA